ATTTTTGCAACCATAATACGTGGGCGACGTCCATCTTGTTCGGCAAATGTATCTGCCAATTCTCGAGCTTTTTTAAAGCTACTATCGTCTTTTATTTCTTTACTATACACACCAGAGAATGATTTTATTTGTGCTTTATAACGTCCAAATTCTGCCTCAAGCGCGTCACTAATTTCGCCTAATGTCGCACGTTTTCGAGCTGCATCTACTGCTAAAGCTAATAAATTTTCTTGACCTGACTTTGCGGCTTGTGTTAGTTTAGAAAGCGCATCATTTACATCTGTCGTATTTCTTTCAGCTTTAATTTGCTCTAAGCGTTCAATTTGTTGAAGTCTTACCGTTTGGTTATCAACTTCAAGTATATGTAATGGGTCTTCTTCCTCAAGTCTGTATTTGTTGACACCTACAATGATGTCTTGACCAGAATCTATCCTGGCTTGCTTTCTAGCTGCAGCTTCTTCAATGCGCAACTTTGGTATACCGGCTTCGATGGCTTTAGTCATTCCGCCTAACTCTTCAACTTCTTCAATGAGTTGCCATGCTTTTTGTGCGATGTTATGTGTCAGTTTTTCGACATAATAACTGCCAGCCCATGGGTCAACCGTTTTTGTGATGTGTGTTTCTTCTTGAAGATAGATTTGCGTATTTCGAGCTATTCGTGCAGAAAAATCTGTTGGTAATGCAATAGCTTCATCCAATGCATTAGTATGTAAACTTTGTGTGCCGCCAAAAGCAGCAGCAGAAGCTTCTATACAGGTACGAGCAACATTGTTAAACGGGTCTTGTTCTGTTAAACTCCATCCGGATGTTTGGCAATGTGTTCGTAATGCAAGAGACTTAGGATTTTTTGGGTTGAATTGCTTTACTAATTTTGCCCAAAGCATTCTTGCAGCTCGCATTTTGGCAATTTCCATAAAATGATTCATGCCAATGGCCCAAAAGAACGATAGGCGAGGCGCAAAAGTGTCGATATCCATGCCAGCTTCTAATCCTTTTCTAATGTATTCTAATCCGTCTGCTAATGTATATGCTAATTCGATATCGCAGGTTGCGCCAGCTTCTTGCATGTGGTAACCTGATATACTAATACTATTGAATTTTGGCATATGCTTGCTGGTATATTCAAAAATATCAGAGATTATTTTCATTGAAGGCGTTGGCGGATAGATGTAGGTGTTTCTAACCATAAACTCTTTTAAAATATCATTTTGGATAGTTCCTGCTAAAGCTTCTGGTTTAACACCTTGTTCTTCGGCAGCGACAATGTAAAAGGCCATGATTGGTAGTACGGCACCATTCATGGTCATTGAAACTGACATTTTATCTAAAGGAATCTGGTCAAATAATACCTTCATGTCCTCAACAGAATCAATCGCAACTCCAGCTTTACCAACATCTCCAACTACACGTTCGTGGTCACTGTCATAGCCACGATGTGTTGCTAAATCAAAAGCTACGGAAAGTCCTTTTTGTCCAGCAGCGAGATTTCTTCTGTAAAATGCATTACTTTCTTCGGCTGTAGAAAACCCTGCATATTGTCTTATGGTCCAAGGTCTTCGTACATACATTGTTGAATATGGTCCACGAAGATTTGGTGCAATACCTGCAACGAAATTAAGGTGTTCTAAATTTTGAATATCTTCTTTAGAGTAGGTTTGTTTGACATCGATATCCTCGGCAGTTTTAAAAACAGTTGTTTTTGAACTAGATGTTTTTGCTTCTGGCGATTTTATTGATATGTGTTGAATATCTTTTCGTTGCATTAGAATTTTATTTTTGCTAGATAATTGTCAAAGTCAAAATCTAAAGTTGTATTAATATCAATGATTAAGTTTTTGTCTTTTGAAAATGCCAAATAATACTTGTGTTGGTATCTAGTAGAATTTTTCTTTCTTTTATCATATACTTTATGAACACTCTTGAATATTTGAACACTAGGCGTTTCGCTATATTTTCCTGTTATTTTACTAAAATCTTGTTTTGTCATTTTGCAAAACTCTGATAAATCTCTGGTGATATCAGCTAAAATTGAACTCGCATTCTGTTTCAGAATTGGTGCGAAAGGAATTGTGTTTACAAGAATTGTTGATTTAGATGCTTTATCAAAATAGATGTAATGATTGCCATCAATATTTCTTAAATGTCGAAGACGTTTTTCTTCTAAGTCTAATATTTTTCCTTTGGCTAAGGTTTTTAATACGACTTCATATTCTGCCGATGAATATCGCTTAAAGTTCTCAGGTAATAAAAGTTGAATACCGTCATCTTCTAAAAATTGAGTGTTATTAGAAATGGCTAATTCATTTGATTTATTAACACTATCAACTTCATTTTTAGTTTTATCGTTGCATGACACAAACAATAAAACTAATGTCAACAAAACAGTTACTATAGGTTTTCTCAATACCATGTTTTATTCTTCTTTTAATCTTTTGATTTCCATATCTTCAGATAATCTTTTTTGAATAATTGGTTCAATAAGTGTTTTTCTCTTTTCAATCTTTAAAAAAGGCTCTTTTTCAAGAGTATTTTTCATTTTGTCTGCGAGATTTGGATGTTTGTTTGTTCCTAAAAGTGTAATCTTTCCTTCATTAAAATCGCTCTGTTCTTTAGCTGCACTTTCTTTAATTTTTCTTTGAATCGTACCTTCTTTTAATTGTTGTAAAAACCCACCATTTGCTTCAATGTTTTTGAAAAGGTCTAAAGCTTTTTCACTTAATTGAGTAGTTAAGCTCTCGATATAAAAAGAGCCATCTGAAGGATTATTTACCGCATCGAAATAACTTTCTTTTTTAAGGATTAATAATTGATTTCTAGAAATACGTTCTCCAAATTCCGTAGACTCCTGAAATAAATTATTGTAGGGTTGATTGCAAATCATACTTGCACCACCTAAAATCGCACTCATACATTCGGTTGTTGTGCGTAACATATTTACGTTGTAATCGTAAATAGTTTTATTACGTTTACTAGGAGTTGCTGTTATTACACAATTAGGATTTGCTTTGTAGGTTTCTGACAGTGTCGACCAAAGTAATCTAAGTGCTCTTATTTTTGTAATTTCGAAAAAATAGTTACTACCTATCGCTACATTAAAAATTACTTCTAATTTATTTACTGAAATACTTTTGTTTTCAAAATGATTAAGATATTCATTGATATGAGCTAAAGCGTAAGCTAACTGTTGGACGTTATTGGCGCCTCCGTTTTGATAATGGCTTAAGTTTATGTATAGTTGATTGTGCTGCTTTACACTTTCTTCAAGGATAATATGGTCTTCTTTTAAATTGTAAAACCAATTCCCGGTTTTGCCTAAATTACCAATGACGTCATTATTAAAAGAAACTTTAGTAGAATTCTTAACGCTTGATATTTTTTCTAACAGCGATAAGGATAGTTTTTCGGAATTAATATGAATAGGTATGTCAATACCCGAAATTAATTCTTGGAGATTAATGTCTT
This DNA window, taken from Winogradskyella sp. PC-19, encodes the following:
- the scpA gene encoding methylmalonyl-CoA mutase — encoded protein: MQRKDIQHISIKSPEAKTSSSKTTVFKTAEDIDVKQTYSKEDIQNLEHLNFVAGIAPNLRGPYSTMYVRRPWTIRQYAGFSTAEESNAFYRRNLAAGQKGLSVAFDLATHRGYDSDHERVVGDVGKAGVAIDSVEDMKVLFDQIPLDKMSVSMTMNGAVLPIMAFYIVAAEEQGVKPEALAGTIQNDILKEFMVRNTYIYPPTPSMKIISDIFEYTSKHMPKFNSISISGYHMQEAGATCDIELAYTLADGLEYIRKGLEAGMDIDTFAPRLSFFWAIGMNHFMEIAKMRAARMLWAKLVKQFNPKNPKSLALRTHCQTSGWSLTEQDPFNNVARTCIEASAAAFGGTQSLHTNALDEAIALPTDFSARIARNTQIYLQEETHITKTVDPWAGSYYVEKLTHNIAQKAWQLIEEVEELGGMTKAIEAGIPKLRIEEAAARKQARIDSGQDIIVGVNKYRLEEEDPLHILEVDNQTVRLQQIERLEQIKAERNTTDVNDALSKLTQAAKSGQENLLALAVDAARKRATLGEISDALEAEFGRYKAQIKSFSGVYSKEIKDDSSFKKARELADTFAEQDGRRPRIMVAKMGQDGHDRGAKVVATGYADVGFDVDIGPLFQTPKEAAKQAVENDVHILGVSSLAAGHKTLVPQVIEELKAYGRDDIMVIVGGVIPKQDYQYLFDAGAVAVFGPGTKISEAAIQILEILID
- a CDS encoding methylmalonyl-CoA mutase subunit beta produces the protein MSKSLFQEFKSVSSKEWKQKIQVDLKGADYNDSLIWKTDDGIDVKPFYHADEFETHPNISNSKASNWKISQNIDVVEVSEANTLAKDAIKKGAEHLIFNIKNEDINLQELISGIDIPIHINSEKLSLSLLEKISSVKNSTKVSFNNDVIGNLGKTGNWFYNLKEDHIILEESVKQHNQLYINLSHYQNGGANNVQQLAYALAHINEYLNHFENKSISVNKLEVIFNVAIGSNYFFEITKIRALRLLWSTLSETYKANPNCVITATPSKRNKTIYDYNVNMLRTTTECMSAILGGASMICNQPYNNLFQESTEFGERISRNQLLILKKESYFDAVNNPSDGSFYIESLTTQLSEKALDLFKNIEANGGFLQQLKEGTIQRKIKESAAKEQSDFNEGKITLLGTNKHPNLADKMKNTLEKEPFLKIEKRKTLIEPIIQKRLSEDMEIKRLKEE